The following DNA comes from Tepidimicrobium xylanilyticum.
CGTATCCCATACCTGTTTCTTCTAAGTTTTGTCTAAATACTCCATCTATTAGTCCTACTGTTGGGAAATTCTGCACTCCTGCAAATCCTTGATTTTTTAATTGCTCTAAAAACTTATCCATCACTCTAAAAGGATCCGTACCACAAACACCAGCTAATACCGGAGTATTCTTTACTATTGGCAATACTTCACTGCCCATTTCCATTACTATCTGATTAGCATCTCCATAGGGAAGCAATCCTGCCAAAGAGCCTCGACCAGCCATTCTATATCTACCAGAATTGTAGATGATAATAAGATCTACTCCACCTTCTTCTGCGCTCTTTGCAGATATACCAGTCCCTGCTCCTGCCCCTATTATAACTTTTCCATTAGAAGCCTGTTCTCTTAATTTTTTAAGTATCTCAGTTCTAGTCATAAGTAATTCACCCCTTTAATTTTTGTTTTCCTTCATTAGATCCACCAATTTCTTAGCCGCTGTTAAAGCAAACTCCCTGTCATTAATATTCGCATCCATCTCAATTAGCTCCACCTTGTTTTCATCAATATTTTGCCTTAGTGTATCAAAGAGCATTTCATCTTCCTTAGGACCATGGAAAGGTTGCCCTTCAGCATCGATCATTGATACCCCTTTTAAAGGTAGCATCAAAACTGTAGGTCCATTTGTTTGGTTTAGCTTTTCTGCTATAATCTCACCTAGCTTTTTGTTTTCTTCGACAGTAGTCCGCATCAATGTTACAGTAGGGTTGTGCTTGTAAAATTTTCTTCCTTCAAACTTTTCTGGTACTGTATCCATAGGTCCAAAGTTGACCATGTCTAATGCTCCTACAGATACGACTTGAGGAACCTTATGCTTTCCTGCTGACTCTAATCGATTAGGCCCTGCTGCTAATACACCACCAACTAGTTCATCACACCATTCAGTAGTGGTTAAATCCAATACTCCTTCAAAATAGCCTTCTTCTACTAGCCTTTCCATGGTCTTTCCACCGGTCCCTGTAGCATGGAATACTAGTACTTCATAGCCCTGCTCTTCTAGGTATTCTCTAGCCATATCAACACAAGGAGTAGTTACGCCAAACATGGTAGCTGCTACTAAAGGTTTCTTCGCCTCAACTTTTTCCTCATGTTCTAACTTTACCATACCTGCAATTGCCAAAGCAGCATTGGTAAATATCTTAGTAGATATGGAATTCAGACCAGATACATCCACTATAGATGGAATCATCATAATGTCGCTAGTACCTACATATTGCTGGACATTTCCTGATGCAACAGTAGATACCATTACCTTGGGCACCCCTACTGGTAAGGCTCTCATTCCAGGGGTAACTAAAGATGTGCCGCCAGTTCCCCCAAGAGAAATGATTCCATCAAATTTTCCCTCAGCATATAGTTTGGGGATTAATCTTTCCATTCCTTTGGATAGCACTTCTGTTCCCAATGCTCTATCCTTCTTTGCTGCAATCTCATGGATATCCTCTCCCACTTCTTTTGCTACTTCCTGGTTCGATACATCCGTTTCAAACATTGGCTCAAATACTCCACAATGAATAGTAAAAGTATTTAAGCCTAAGCTTTCTAAAATATCCTTTACAAAGGTTAATTCCTTCCCTTTGCTATCAAAAGTCCCTGCAATAGCTATGGTTTTCATTGGTAGCCCCCTTCCTTTTTTATCCCATCATATTATATATACCCCAAATACATTTGTTATTATTCATATACCGGTTCAGTCAATACAATAAAGCCTTTTCTCATCTTCTAAATTTTCATATGTCACCTTCTTTTGCCTTATCCTCAATTTTATAGAATAATAACTGATCTATATCCATATATTGCACTCCATTTTCCTGCGTGGGTTTCTATTATTTAAATTATTTAATAGGGCAAACGTCTACCACAATTGCCTTAAACTTTAATATCTATATTTTTTCTTTTCCCTACACATTTTTGCTTCTACTATATTTCTTATATTTTTTTCAAGTAAATATTATTTCCTGCAATAATACAAGACAACTTTCTACAATTTTCACTTAACTCAAATTCCTACAATATCAATAATTATATTCTTAACCTATAATTATGTAACTAATACAAATAGCGTATGGAACTAAGACATATAACATATAAGATACTATATAGAAAAGCATCCTGCTTTCGTCATTTGAAATTTGGTTCTCTTGCATATTTGGTGATGATAAAAATGGAAAATATTTATCAATGACTTTGATATATCCCTTTTAATATCATTTAAACATAACAACTATGTTAAAGGGAATAGGTATGGAAGATATTAGAATAATCCATCAGTTTGAAGAGGATAACAAGAAATATATTCTAGCTGAAAGCACTAATATTAATATTGGAGTAGATGATTTTGCTTTTAGAAAAGGAAAGGATTATTGTACTTTAATCTGTGACCTAGATAAAAAAAGTATCAGAAATATTACCAAGTAGAAACAAATGATTTATTAGAATGGCTAAAAAATTTTCCTCACATTAAATTGGCAAGCAGGGATGGCTCTTTAACATATGCAGCTGCTATAAAGGAAACCTTACCAAAAGCTGATCAAATTTGTGATAAGTTCCATCTGATTAATAATCTTTTAGATGCAATAAGCAATATGTGAAGAGAAAATACCCAAGGAAACCAGCAATTTCAAGTGGTGGTGATGGTATGTGTAAAAGTGATATAAATAATCAAAATAGTGAAATTGTAATTGATAGCAATAATCTTAAAAGCAAAGTTAGAGAAGAAAAAAAGTTGGATCCATATAAAGAATTAATTATAGAATTATTGAATAAGGGCAATACACATGGGGAAATATTAAATATTCTCAAGAAACAAGGTTATGATGGCCAAAATCTTTAATTTCTTCTTATATAAACAAGAAAGAGTTGAAGAATAGCATAAGTTCCGGAAAAAATACTGCTAAATATGTTAAACAGAAAGACAAAAATGTATCTATACACGTTGCCACTAAACTGATCTGTAAAAGCAATACAAACCTTACTAAACACTAATCCAATATTTTAAATAAACTAAAAGAAAACTATCATGAGCTTATTAACTTAAAGAAGCTAGTTGACAATTTTAAGGATATGTTTTCAGAAAACAAATTATCCTTGGAGGAATGGATGTTAAAAGCAAGGGAGTTTAATATTCCTGAATTAAATTCTTTTGTTAATGGAATTAAAAGAGATATAGATTCTGTTAAAAATAGTTTTACTAGCAGATATTCAAATGGATTATTAGAAGGAATGATTAACAAAGTAAAAGGAATTAAGCGTATGAGTTATGGCGGATGTAAGAGAACCACGATCCTATTGACAAAGAGCCATAAAAAAATCCCCCAGGAATAAATGGGGGACTATTATCCATATGGTAATTTGTTCAATAATCATCAGTATCTATCTATTTATAGATAAAACTTCTAATTAAGTTGATTTTTTTACAATAGAAGCAAATAGTATAAAGAAATTAAAAAAAATACTATTGGCGCTATCAATGACACTATAGTGAACTTCCTATTAGAGAAATATTCTTTTAGTAAAAGAATTACAGATACCAAAATGAGACCAATGCCCATAATGACATTAAAAATTTCTTTAGGAATTAGTAGTAATTTCTTTAAAGGTATAAGCATAATTATCAATATGGCAGTTATCCAAGAAATAGTTGTTATTATCTTATTTCTCACATTTTCACATCCTTATATATCAATCTATTAAATTGCTCCTATGAGGTCTGTTCTTCCTGGATCTGAATAGAAGTAATACTCAGACCACATCTTAGGCCTAGGCAGATGTAGTGTATCATCATCATAATAAGTTATTTTAATGTAATATACGCGATCTAAACCTCTCGCAACAATTACACCAGCAATTGCGGTAGCGGCAGCCCAAGTCGCAGGTCCCCCTACAAGTGCTATTATAGCCCCAGCAATAACGGATACATCTCTTACATCTGTTCCAAGTGAACCATAACTTCTACCTATTTCAACAGCGTCATTAGGAGCAATGGTATCTAACTCTTCTTCAAAAGCTAATTCTTTGCCATTTAAATACATCTTGTTTTCATTTCTATTATAAATAATAATATATTCATTTCCTTGTGAATTAAATTCTACTATAGTCTTTGCAGCAGAGTAAGTATATTTATACACTAGGTCTCTTCCATCTATTTCCATGAATATTTGTCCCTTAAAAGGCTCTATAAGAGAGCTAGAAAAATATGATGAAGCAACACTTGTTGATGTAGAAAAAAGCATTATCATACAAATTGCAAATATGCATACACTCTTCATTCCATTATATCTATTTGACAAATTTTATTCTCTCTTTGACTTTAATAAAATTTTTAAGTTAGTTTTTTAGAAGTACGATTATTTCTATTCAAGTTTCGTTTATTTCCTTTTTATTTGAATACTATCAATTATATAATGTTGTTACCCTTGTTTTTCTAGATAGTAGTTCTAAAACAACAATTATTAGTTTCAATATTTCAAATTTCATTCCAGTTGTCTTTCTACATTAAAAGATTAACCATTATGTCTAAATTAACTATATCTAATACTTTTGCAACCTATTAGATTTATTTAATGCTTTTTAATCTTTCATTGCCATCACCTCAAACAAGATTCTATATCCCA
Coding sequences within:
- a CDS encoding phosphoenolpyruvate hydrolase family protein, producing the protein MTRTEILKKLREQASNGKVIIGAGAGTGISAKSAEEGGVDLIIIYNSGRYRMAGRGSLAGLLPYGDANQIVMEMGSEVLPIVKNTPVLAGVCGTDPFRVMDKFLEQLKNQGFAGVQNFPTVGLIDGVFRQNLEETGMGYDLEVEMIRKAHELDMLTTPYVFDTEQARKMTEAGADILVAHMGLTTKGTIGAKTALTLDESVKRVQEICDVGKSVNPDILVICHGGPIAMPEDAAYVLERTEGVVGFFGASSIERIPTEIAIKEQVESFKSIKL
- a CDS encoding Tm-1-like ATP-binding domain-containing protein; the encoded protein is MKTIAIAGTFDSKGKELTFVKDILESLGLNTFTIHCGVFEPMFETDVSNQEVAKEVGEDIHEIAAKKDRALGTEVLSKGMERLIPKLYAEGKFDGIISLGGTGGTSLVTPGMRALPVGVPKVMVSTVASGNVQQYVGTSDIMMIPSIVDVSGLNSISTKIFTNAALAIAGMVKLEHEEKVEAKKPLVAATMFGVTTPCVDMAREYLEEQGYEVLVFHATGTGGKTMERLVEEGYFEGVLDLTTTEWCDELVGGVLAAGPNRLESAGKHKVPQVVSVGALDMVNFGPMDTVPEKFEGRKFYKHNPTVTLMRTTVEENKKLGEIIAEKLNQTNGPTVLMLPLKGVSMIDAEGQPFHGPKEDEMLFDTLRQNIDENKVELIEMDANINDREFALTAAKKLVDLMKENKN
- a CDS encoding transposase; amino-acid sequence: MLNKLKENYHELINLKKLVDNFKDMFSENKLSLEEWMLKAREFNIPELNSFVNGIKRDIDSVKNSFTSRYSNGLLEGMINKVKGIKRMSYGGCKRTTILLTKSHKKIPQE